In Poecilia reticulata strain Guanapo unplaced genomic scaffold, Guppy_female_1.0+MT scaffold_957, whole genome shotgun sequence, a genomic segment contains:
- the cinp gene encoding cyclin-dependent kinase 2-interacting protein isoform X2 — MSSSNTKFSAVTGSVRKIKDNAADWHNLMLKWEKLNNDGFQFATNIVNMRNSQRDQQPPDDSPPASACQTFPSAVQQQAAGAAELQDECSRLQAVVDRMVVIVAKMEHLMSVQQGIQDLEEFQFGPEGRTSPLCHSWKTKEFGFWTLQLIRSLRCCSVQFQQSQELCKGC, encoded by the exons ATGTCCTCGTCCAACACAAAGTTCTCTGCAGTCACAGGAAGTGTTCGGAAGATCAAAGACAATGCGGCCGACTGGCACAACCTGATGCTGAAGTGGGAAAAATTGAACAACGACGGATTCCAGTTTGCAACAAACATCGTCAACATGAGGAA ttCTCAGCGAGACCAGCAGCCTCCGGATGACTCCCCTCCAGCTTCAGCATGTCAGACGTTTCCTTcagctgtgcagcagcaggcagctggagcagcagagctgcaggatgAATGCTCCAGGCTGCAGGCTGTCGTTGATCGAATG gTTGTCATAGTGGCAAAGATGGAGCATCTGATGAGTGTACAGCAAGGAATCCAGGATCTGGAGGAGTTTCAGTTTGGACCTGAAGGaagaacgtcacctctctgccACAGCTGGAAGACCAAAGAGTTTG GTTTTTGGACTCTACAGTTGATTAGGTCTCTAAGGTGCTGTTCTGTGCAGTTTCAGCAGTCGCAAGAACTTTGTAAAGGTTGCTGA
- the cinp gene encoding cyclin-dependent kinase 2-interacting protein isoform X1, translated as MSSSNTKFSAVTGSVRKIKDNAADWHNLMLKWEKLNNDGFQFATNIVNMRNSQRDQQPPDDSPPASACQTFPSAVQQQAAGAAELQDECSRLQAVVDRMVVIVAKMEHLMSVQQGIQDLEEFQFGPEGRTSPLCHSWKTKEFEESSRVLLAAFSQELKLKQVILRELAHTAVADLHMVYLSCWLHQPFIPAQTRLALEALLLETGHRLL; from the exons ATGTCCTCGTCCAACACAAAGTTCTCTGCAGTCACAGGAAGTGTTCGGAAGATCAAAGACAATGCGGCCGACTGGCACAACCTGATGCTGAAGTGGGAAAAATTGAACAACGACGGATTCCAGTTTGCAACAAACATCGTCAACATGAGGAA ttCTCAGCGAGACCAGCAGCCTCCGGATGACTCCCCTCCAGCTTCAGCATGTCAGACGTTTCCTTcagctgtgcagcagcaggcagctggagcagcagagctgcaggatgAATGCTCCAGGCTGCAGGCTGTCGTTGATCGAATG gTTGTCATAGTGGCAAAGATGGAGCATCTGATGAGTGTACAGCAAGGAATCCAGGATCTGGAGGAGTTTCAGTTTGGACCTGAAGGaagaacgtcacctctctgccACAGCTGGAAGACCAAAGAGTTTG AGGAGTCCTCTCGGGTTCTGTTGGCTGCCTTCAGTCAGGAGCTGAAGCTGAAGCAGGTAATTCTGCGGGAACTGGCCCACACCGCCGTCGCTGACCTGCACATGGTCTACCTGTCCTGCTGGCTCCACCAGCCGTTCATCCCTGCCCAGACCCGGTTAGCCCTGGAGGCGCTGCTGCTGGAGACCGGCCATCGATTGCTGTGA